In one Achromobacter spanius genomic region, the following are encoded:
- a CDS encoding DNA-binding protein: MATGITENDVWTAADALLLEGARPTIERVRQKIGRGSPNTVSPHLETWFRALGGRIKDPGAFAAPPAIPDPITQAATHFWEAALTEARAEQAEGYRQRWEELAEEGEQLAEQAEQLQQREIQLAKREQDLQESLRVATAQLAATEERLQAAERQLRQRDEQLKQSQGQLEDAQAAVQTLLTEAEKMRGLHAQALGALEVRHGAHERRWLNELDAERGSVKKLQTRLDQAHTASQQQISQLQTALAQAQDAKREADIAAQAARADNVAAQARHDAALNAAQEAVASAQNALAAARGNEQALLARLAATDTQSSALLAQLQQKDEQLAALTRHLMAAAQAATQSPPPAAP; this comes from the coding sequence ATGGCCACGGGAATTACCGAAAACGACGTTTGGACCGCCGCCGACGCCTTGCTGCTGGAAGGCGCGCGCCCCACCATCGAGCGGGTCCGCCAGAAGATAGGGCGAGGGTCGCCCAACACGGTCAGCCCGCACCTGGAAACGTGGTTTCGGGCGCTGGGCGGACGCATCAAGGATCCGGGCGCGTTCGCCGCGCCACCCGCCATTCCCGACCCAATTACCCAAGCTGCCACGCACTTTTGGGAAGCCGCGCTGACCGAAGCGCGCGCCGAACAGGCAGAGGGCTATCGGCAGCGCTGGGAAGAACTGGCGGAAGAGGGTGAACAGTTGGCCGAGCAGGCCGAGCAGCTTCAGCAGCGGGAAATACAGTTGGCGAAGCGGGAACAGGACCTGCAGGAGAGTCTGCGGGTTGCCACGGCGCAACTGGCGGCCACGGAAGAACGGCTGCAAGCGGCGGAACGGCAACTGCGCCAGCGCGACGAACAACTCAAGCAAAGCCAAGGCCAGTTGGAAGACGCCCAGGCCGCCGTGCAGACCCTGCTGACCGAGGCAGAAAAAATGCGCGGCCTGCACGCACAAGCGCTGGGGGCACTGGAAGTCCGCCACGGGGCGCACGAAAGGCGTTGGCTGAACGAACTGGACGCCGAACGCGGCTCGGTCAAAAAATTGCAAACGCGGCTGGACCAGGCGCACACGGCCAGCCAACAGCAGATAAGCCAACTACAGACCGCCCTGGCCCAGGCTCAGGACGCCAAACGCGAAGCCGATATTGCCGCGCAGGCCGCACGCGCTGACAACGTGGCGGCTCAAGCACGGCACGACGCTGCGCTGAACGCCGCGCAAGAGGCGGTGGCGTCAGCCCAGAATGCGCTGGCGGCGGCGCGTGGCAACGAGCAGGCGTTACTGGCCCGCCTGGCCGCGACCGACACGCAGTCTTCCGCACTGTTGGCCCAATTGCAGCAGAAAGACGAACAATTGGCCGCGCTGACGCGACACCTGATGGCGGCGGCGCAGGCCGCCACGCAAAGCCCGCCGCCCGCTGCCCCGTAG
- a CDS encoding site-specific integrase, whose amino-acid sequence MPLKLLDALPLLDPNALDTQADAAVRGLMREGSSANTAASYRAAIRYWTAWFELRYGQRFALPLPEAAVIQFVVDHAQRATDQGLKWELPLALDQELVRLKAKGRLGPPSLNTLLQRLSVLSKAHELHGYPNPCRAAPVRELLAKTRRAYARRGMAPAKKEALTREPLQALLATCDDTLRGVRDRALLLFAWASGGRRRSEVVRATLENTRRTADGFLYALTQSKTNQAGAQRPGDQKPIVGLAAQALAAWLAASGIRQGPIFRRVRRGDVVGEPLAPAAVRAIVLERCKLAGLEGEFSAHSLRSGFVTEAGRQNVPLGDTMAMTGHASVATVMGYFRAGAAVQSPAAHLLDDPDTKPL is encoded by the coding sequence ATGCCATTGAAATTGCTGGATGCCCTGCCCCTGCTGGACCCGAATGCCCTGGATACGCAGGCGGATGCCGCCGTGCGCGGCTTGATGCGCGAAGGCAGTTCGGCCAATACCGCGGCCAGCTACCGCGCCGCCATCCGCTACTGGACGGCCTGGTTTGAATTGCGCTACGGCCAGCGTTTCGCCCTGCCCTTGCCCGAAGCCGCCGTCATTCAGTTCGTGGTCGACCATGCGCAGCGCGCGACCGATCAGGGCCTGAAATGGGAGCTTCCGCTGGCCCTGGACCAGGAACTGGTCCGCCTGAAGGCCAAGGGCCGGCTGGGGCCGCCCAGCCTGAACACGCTGCTGCAACGCTTATCCGTGCTGTCCAAGGCGCACGAGCTGCACGGCTATCCCAACCCTTGCCGCGCGGCGCCGGTACGAGAACTGCTGGCCAAGACGCGCCGCGCCTACGCCCGGCGCGGCATGGCGCCGGCCAAGAAGGAAGCGCTGACCCGTGAACCCCTGCAAGCCCTGCTGGCCACCTGCGACGATACGCTGCGCGGCGTCCGCGACCGCGCGCTGCTGCTGTTTGCCTGGGCCAGCGGTGGCCGCCGCCGCTCCGAGGTGGTGCGTGCCACGCTTGAAAACACCCGCCGCACGGCCGACGGCTTTCTCTATGCGCTGACCCAGTCCAAGACGAACCAGGCGGGCGCCCAACGCCCAGGCGACCAGAAGCCCATCGTGGGCTTGGCGGCCCAGGCGCTTGCGGCCTGGCTTGCGGCGAGCGGTATCCGCCAAGGCCCGATCTTTCGCCGGGTGCGGCGCGGCGATGTCGTCGGCGAGCCGCTGGCCCCCGCCGCCGTGCGCGCCATCGTGCTCGAGCGCTGCAAACTGGCGGGCCTGGAAGGCGAGTTTTCGGCGCACAGCCTGCGTTCCGGGTTCGTCACGGAAGCCGGCCGTCAAAACGTGCCCTTGGGCGACACCATGGCCATGACCGGGCACGCAAGCGTGGCCACGGTCATGGGCTACTTCCGCGCCGGCGCGGCCGTGCAGTCGCCAGCCGCCCACCTGCTGGACGACCCTGACACCAAACCCCTATAG
- a CDS encoding sensor domain-containing diguanylate cyclase gives MRINLRGLVLALTVLSAIAATANALYASYLVQRDQLIANTLESNRVYAAKLAESTGHFLKSAQQQLAYSARHLASQVNAPAVLAAEVARLREQANDFNSVGVISADGVILATTQTFASFVGTRVDSPGSRAALQARQPLISKPYVSIAGNMLVNLSHPIHSNDGRYLGYIAGTIYLRHESALQELLGKHHYQDGSSLYVVDRDGQLIYHVETARIGENVMHNPVVAAVTRGQSGAQRVANTRGVDMLAGYAAEPLSGWGIIAQRPAHITLEPIYELTWALIRYAAPLALAFLLAIWWCARLISLPLSQLATNVEHHDVAVAMQRVQSVKAWYFEAERLKRAVMSSFSTLQDKIGKLNQANMTDPLTGLRNRRGTQEAVEQWQTGGTPFAVVALDIDHFKRVNDTHGHPKGDDVIRGMAELMQECSRPSDVLCRSGGEEFLMLLPNVGMKEAAQVAERLRLHTADRPLHGVAGITVSAGVAQWPSCGAEIDGVFQAADAALYAAKEQGRNRVVMHIA, from the coding sequence ATGCGAATCAACTTACGCGGGCTTGTGCTTGCGCTTACCGTCCTTAGCGCCATTGCCGCCACGGCCAACGCGCTCTACGCCAGCTACCTGGTGCAACGCGACCAGCTCATTGCCAATACGCTGGAATCCAACCGGGTCTACGCGGCCAAGTTGGCGGAAAGCACCGGCCATTTCCTGAAGTCCGCGCAGCAGCAACTGGCCTACAGCGCTCGCCATCTTGCCAGCCAGGTCAACGCGCCCGCCGTGCTGGCCGCCGAGGTCGCGCGCTTGCGGGAACAGGCAAATGACTTCAATTCGGTGGGCGTCATCAGCGCCGACGGAGTCATCCTGGCCACCACACAAACCTTCGCCAGTTTCGTGGGCACGCGGGTGGATAGCCCGGGCAGCCGCGCAGCGTTGCAGGCGCGTCAACCGCTGATCAGCAAACCCTATGTGTCGATCGCGGGCAACATGCTCGTCAATTTGTCGCACCCGATCCACTCAAACGACGGCCGCTACCTGGGTTATATCGCCGGCACCATCTATTTGCGCCACGAAAGCGCGCTGCAGGAACTGTTGGGCAAGCACCATTATCAGGACGGTTCTTCCCTGTACGTGGTCGACCGCGATGGCCAATTGATCTATCACGTGGAAACCGCCCGCATTGGCGAAAATGTCATGCACAACCCAGTCGTGGCAGCCGTGACGCGCGGTCAGTCCGGCGCGCAGCGCGTGGCCAACACGCGGGGCGTGGACATGTTGGCGGGCTACGCGGCCGAACCGCTAAGCGGGTGGGGCATCATCGCGCAACGTCCGGCGCACATCACCCTGGAACCGATCTATGAATTGACCTGGGCGTTGATCCGCTACGCGGCGCCGTTGGCGCTGGCGTTTCTGTTGGCCATCTGGTGGTGCGCGCGCCTGATTTCATTGCCACTATCGCAATTGGCCACCAATGTTGAACACCATGACGTGGCCGTCGCCATGCAGCGGGTGCAGTCGGTCAAGGCCTGGTACTTCGAGGCTGAACGCTTGAAGCGCGCGGTGATGAGCAGCTTTTCCACCCTGCAGGACAAGATCGGCAAACTGAACCAGGCCAACATGACCGACCCGCTCACGGGCTTGCGCAATCGGCGTGGCACGCAGGAGGCCGTGGAGCAATGGCAAACCGGTGGCACGCCGTTTGCCGTCGTGGCGCTGGACATTGACCACTTCAAGCGCGTGAATGACACGCACGGTCATCCCAAGGGCGATGACGTGATCCGGGGCATGGCGGAGCTGATGCAGGAATGCTCGCGCCCGTCCGACGTGCTGTGCCGCAGTGGCGGCGAAGAGTTTCTGATGCTTCTGCCCAACGTTGGCATGAAGGAAGCCGCCCAGGTTGCCGAACGCTTGCGCCTGCACACCGCTGACCGGCCCCTGCATGGAGTGGCCGGCATCACCGTGTCGGCGGGCGTTGCGCAGTGGCCATCTTGCGGCGCCGAGATCGATGGGGTCTTCCAGGCGGCCGACGCGGCCCTGTATGCCGCCAAGGAGCAAGGGCGCAATCGGGTTGTGATGCACATCGCATAG
- a CDS encoding porin: MKAASIKRGALVIALAALSGGAVHAATNSVTLYGVLDTGLAFERRHNNADDSSHSQVGMRDGTQSGSRWGLRGVEDLGNGYSAVFRLESGFHPSNGTQGQGRLFGRWAYLGLVGGFGELRAGRQQLLSDSWGDISSPFGASWGGAASSVTSGYNDGDFGKGGRVNNAFIYRTPVWNGWQAGLGYSFEAHDNDQFATADHDRVWTAGLRYRAGPLSTALTYERLNPDASVPGKLNSRNLQLGAAYDFEWIKVHGGYGNLRNPNEGPSAGVRRVNSFVGGVSVPLNGSSKVLAAYQRATSSHIKGWGLGYEYDLSKRTNFYALLDRVDERQAHTLQSVVGVRHRF, encoded by the coding sequence ATGAAAGCAGCTAGCATCAAGCGCGGCGCGCTGGTCATCGCCTTGGCGGCCTTGTCCGGCGGCGCCGTTCATGCGGCCACCAACAGCGTCACGCTGTATGGCGTCCTCGACACGGGGCTGGCCTTCGAGCGGCGGCACAACAACGCAGACGACTCGTCCCATTCGCAGGTTGGCATGCGCGATGGCACGCAGTCCGGCTCACGTTGGGGCCTGCGCGGCGTCGAAGATCTGGGCAACGGCTACAGCGCGGTGTTCCGCCTGGAAAGCGGCTTTCATCCGTCGAACGGCACGCAGGGCCAGGGCCGTCTGTTCGGGCGCTGGGCCTATCTTGGGCTGGTTGGCGGTTTTGGTGAACTGCGCGCCGGACGCCAACAGCTGTTGAGCGATAGCTGGGGCGACATTTCATCCCCCTTCGGCGCCTCTTGGGGCGGCGCCGCGTCTTCAGTCACATCCGGCTATAACGATGGTGACTTCGGCAAAGGCGGTCGCGTCAACAATGCCTTTATCTATCGCACGCCGGTCTGGAACGGATGGCAGGCGGGGCTGGGCTACAGCTTCGAGGCCCACGACAACGATCAATTCGCCACCGCCGACCACGACCGTGTGTGGACGGCCGGTTTGCGTTACCGCGCCGGACCGCTATCCACCGCCCTGACTTATGAACGCCTGAACCCGGACGCCAGCGTGCCGGGCAAGTTGAACTCCCGCAACCTTCAACTGGGCGCGGCCTATGACTTTGAATGGATCAAAGTGCATGGGGGTTACGGCAATTTGCGCAATCCCAACGAAGGGCCGTCGGCCGGCGTCAGGCGTGTGAACTCGTTCGTGGGTGGCGTCAGCGTGCCGCTCAATGGCAGCAGCAAAGTGTTGGCCGCCTATCAACGCGCCACCAGTTCGCACATCAAGGGATGGGGCCTGGGCTATGAATACGACCTGTCCAAGCGCACCAACTTTTACGCCCTGCTCGACCGCGTAGACGAGCGCCAGGCGCACACGCTGCAATCCGTGGTGGGCGTGCGCCACCGCTTCTAA
- a CDS encoding transferase, whose amino-acid sequence MWTKDPSALNLEYTRIMMAFLMFNPTPRRIAMVGLGGGSLAKFCYQHLPSTCIDVYEINPHVIALRDSFHVPRDDHRFRVLEGDGAVLIKQYQDHYDAVLVDGYDINGLPEQLASEGFYDSCFNALAPGGMMVCNFHASNFQFSTYLGRIKKQFCGSVIEVSDTSCAHSIVFACRGETLKRRTRLPKRKPDAMSAEMWLCLAPTYWPMLV is encoded by the coding sequence ATGTGGACGAAAGACCCGTCGGCGCTGAATCTGGAATACACCCGCATCATGATGGCGTTTCTGATGTTCAATCCGACGCCGCGGCGCATCGCCATGGTGGGCTTGGGCGGGGGGTCGCTGGCCAAATTCTGCTACCAGCATCTGCCATCCACATGCATCGATGTGTATGAAATCAACCCACACGTTATTGCCCTGCGCGATTCCTTTCATGTGCCCAGGGACGATCACCGTTTCCGTGTATTGGAAGGCGACGGCGCGGTGCTGATCAAGCAATATCAAGACCACTATGACGCGGTTCTGGTAGATGGTTACGACATCAACGGGCTGCCCGAACAATTGGCCAGCGAGGGGTTCTACGACAGTTGCTTCAATGCCCTGGCGCCAGGCGGCATGATGGTGTGCAACTTTCACGCGTCCAACTTTCAGTTCAGCACCTACCTGGGCCGTATCAAAAAGCAGTTTTGCGGTTCGGTCATTGAAGTCAGCGACACGTCTTGCGCGCACAGCATTGTGTTTGCTTGCCGGGGCGAAACGCTCAAGCGCCGCACCCGCCTGCCCAAGCGCAAGCCCGACGCCATGAGCGCCGAGATGTGGTTGTGCCTGGCGCCCACCTATTGGCCCATGCTGGTGTAG
- a CDS encoding TetR/AcrR family transcriptional regulator, translated as MNTATPDALTPTQERLLRATENLIYQGGIHATGMDLIVKTSGVARKSLYKHYPNKDALVAAALQARDERWMQWFIAATTRAATPRERLLSVFDALQEWFESDGFRGCAFINAAGEISDPAHPIRAVSRLHKARLLEHILHLAQEARLPDPDEAARQLLVLIDGAIAVALVSGDVSITASAQRAAAALFPANP; from the coding sequence ATGAACACTGCAACGCCAGATGCCCTGACCCCCACGCAGGAACGCCTGCTTCGGGCCACCGAAAACCTGATCTATCAGGGCGGCATCCATGCCACCGGCATGGACCTGATTGTGAAGACCTCGGGCGTGGCGCGCAAAAGCCTGTACAAGCACTATCCGAACAAAGACGCACTGGTGGCGGCCGCCTTGCAAGCGCGCGACGAACGGTGGATGCAATGGTTCATCGCCGCCACCACGCGGGCCGCCACGCCCCGCGAGCGCTTGCTGTCCGTCTTTGACGCCTTGCAGGAATGGTTTGAGTCCGACGGTTTTCGCGGGTGCGCGTTCATCAACGCGGCAGGCGAAATCAGCGACCCGGCGCACCCCATCCGCGCGGTGTCCCGCCTGCACAAGGCCCGCTTGCTGGAACACATACTGCATTTGGCGCAAGAGGCCAGGCTGCCCGATCCTGACGAGGCCGCGCGCCAGTTGCTGGTGCTGATCGACGGCGCGATCGCGGTGGCGCTGGTCTCGGGCGATGTGTCCATCACCGCCAGCGCGCAACGCGCCGCCGCCGCGCTCTTTCCAGCCAACCCCTGA
- a CDS encoding DUF1348 family protein has protein sequence MTQQPETRPPLPPFTLQSAVQKVRLAEDGWNSRDPDKVALAYSLDTQWRNRAEFVKNREEARAFLARKWAKELDYRLIKELWAYTDNRIAVRYAYEWRDDSGNWFRSYGNENWEFSEDGLMVNRYACINDLPIKEADRKFRWPLGRRPDEHPGLSELGL, from the coding sequence ATGACACAGCAACCCGAAACCCGCCCCCCGCTGCCGCCCTTCACCCTCCAGAGCGCCGTGCAGAAAGTCCGCCTGGCCGAAGACGGCTGGAACAGCCGCGATCCCGACAAGGTGGCGTTGGCCTACAGTCTGGATACGCAGTGGCGCAACCGCGCCGAATTCGTCAAGAATCGCGAAGAAGCGCGTGCTTTTCTGGCGCGCAAATGGGCCAAGGAGCTGGACTACCGGCTGATCAAGGAACTGTGGGCATACACCGACAACCGCATCGCCGTGCGTTATGCCTATGAATGGCGTGACGATTCCGGCAATTGGTTCCGTTCCTACGGCAACGAAAACTGGGAGTTCAGCGAAGATGGTCTGATGGTCAATCGCTACGCCTGCATCAACGACCTGCCCATCAAGGAAGCCGACCGAAAATTCCGCTGGCCGCTGGGCCGTCGCCCCGATGAGCACCCGGGCTTGTCGGAATTGGGCTTGTGA
- a CDS encoding MarR family winged helix-turn-helix transcriptional regulator: MDRASRAVAQWNRERPELDVSTMRVLGRLGECALVITRDRINPLFAEFGLQPGEFDVLATLRRSGKPYALTPTALYEDAMISSGSMTNRIDRLEKAGWVVRTPSPDDGRATLVMLTKAGIRLIDEAVVAHLRNQAEVLSPLTAAEQEQLSRLLGKLLKAYE; encoded by the coding sequence GTGGACAGAGCAAGTCGCGCCGTAGCGCAATGGAACCGCGAACGCCCCGAGCTGGACGTATCAACGATGCGTGTGTTGGGGCGTTTGGGCGAATGTGCCTTGGTCATTACCCGCGACCGCATCAATCCGCTTTTTGCGGAATTCGGCTTGCAGCCTGGTGAATTCGACGTGCTGGCTACCTTGCGCCGCAGCGGCAAACCTTATGCGTTGACGCCCACGGCGCTGTACGAAGACGCCATGATTTCGTCGGGCAGCATGACCAACCGGATCGACCGCCTGGAAAAAGCGGGGTGGGTCGTGCGAACGCCCAGCCCCGACGACGGCCGGGCCACGCTGGTGATGCTAACCAAGGCGGGCATCCGGCTGATCGACGAGGCTGTGGTGGCGCACCTGCGCAATCAAGCAGAAGTGCTGTCGCCGTTGACCGCGGCCGAGCAAGAACAATTGAGCCGCCTGCTTGGAAAATTGTTGAAGGCCTATGAATAA
- a CDS encoding MFS transporter, with the protein MSPSCLNAWRIAAIILVGLNLRPVLASVPPLLDALQAATRMSDTAAGLLTALPVFVMGLGALSVAPLRRMAAEHHGIAAGVALIVAATACRLWADNTILMLLTGVIAGLGIAVTQALLPLYIKTRFSSGISPIMGIYSTAIMGGAAVASVASPVLAQRFGGFEALAIWALPAALALLCWGLVNRGDAARGAGATIAHSLSTARARRWLLAGFFGLGTGAYTLVLAWLPPYYTALGWTPVASGQLLGAVTVAEIAAGLLVSLVIGRMPDRRPALLAAIGALLLGLVGLIASPVALAWPAAVLAGLGIGALFPLSLIVTMDHATTPVEAGRLASFVQGVGYLIAALFPFAAGLIRQHLADLKPAWMMMAALCVLLFAMAARFRPTPMRGAA; encoded by the coding sequence GTGTCACCTTCTTGTTTGAACGCCTGGCGCATTGCCGCCATCATCCTGGTGGGGCTGAACCTGCGCCCCGTCCTGGCGTCCGTGCCCCCCTTGCTGGACGCGCTGCAAGCCGCCACCCGCATGTCAGACACTGCAGCGGGGTTGTTGACCGCCCTGCCCGTTTTCGTGATGGGCCTGGGCGCCCTGAGCGTGGCGCCCCTGCGCCGCATGGCCGCTGAGCACCATGGCATTGCGGCCGGCGTTGCCTTGATCGTGGCTGCCACCGCGTGCCGCTTGTGGGCCGACAACACCATCTTGATGCTGCTGACGGGCGTGATTGCCGGACTGGGTATCGCCGTCACGCAGGCACTGCTTCCGCTGTATATCAAAACCCGGTTTTCATCGGGCATCAGCCCCATCATGGGCATCTATTCGACCGCCATCATGGGCGGTGCGGCCGTCGCCAGCGTGGCCTCGCCCGTGCTGGCGCAACGCTTCGGTGGCTTCGAAGCGTTGGCGATCTGGGCCTTGCCCGCGGCCCTGGCGCTGCTTTGCTGGGGGTTGGTCAACCGGGGCGACGCGGCGCGCGGCGCCGGAGCGACGATAGCGCACAGCCTGTCCACCGCACGCGCGCGACGCTGGTTGCTGGCCGGATTCTTTGGTCTGGGCACGGGCGCCTACACCTTGGTACTGGCATGGCTTCCCCCCTACTACACGGCGCTGGGCTGGACCCCGGTGGCATCAGGGCAATTGCTGGGCGCAGTGACGGTGGCCGAGATTGCGGCGGGGCTGTTGGTGTCCTTGGTGATTGGCCGGATGCCAGATCGCCGGCCCGCGTTGCTAGCCGCGATCGGCGCGCTCTTGCTGGGCTTGGTGGGCCTGATTGCGTCGCCCGTCGCGCTGGCTTGGCCTGCCGCCGTGCTGGCCGGCCTGGGCATCGGCGCCTTGTTCCCGCTGTCCTTGATCGTAACGATGGACCACGCAACAACGCCGGTCGAGGCCGGCCGCCTGGCGTCGTTCGTGCAGGGCGTGGGTTACCTGATCGCCGCGCTCTTCCCTTTTGCGGCCGGGCTGATCCGCCAGCATCTGGCCGACCTGAAGCCCGCCTGGATGATGATGGCGGCGCTTTGCGTACTGTTATTTGCCATGGCGGCCCGGTTTCGTCCCACACCCATGCGCGGCGCGGCTTGA
- a CDS encoding SelT/SelW/SelH family protein — protein MNTPTFRPRIVILYCTQCQWLLRAGWMAQELLSTFSTDLGEVVLQPGTGGIFQITYNGDLIWDRKSDGGFPEAKVLKQRVRDRLDPSRSLGHIDGHVAGPLAAPDI, from the coding sequence ATGAATACACCAACCTTTCGTCCCCGCATCGTCATCCTCTACTGCACGCAGTGCCAGTGGTTGCTGCGCGCCGGCTGGATGGCGCAAGAGCTGCTGTCCACGTTTTCCACCGACCTGGGTGAAGTGGTGTTGCAACCTGGCACGGGCGGCATATTCCAGATCACCTACAACGGCGACCTGATCTGGGACCGCAAGAGCGACGGCGGTTTTCCGGAAGCCAAAGTCCTGAAACAGCGCGTGCGCGACCGCTTGGACCCTAGCCGGTCGCTGGGCCATATCGATGGCCACGTGGCTGGTCCGCTGGCCGCGCCCGACATCTGA
- a CDS encoding multidrug effflux MFS transporter, which produces MTSAASPSYQRWLIGLLMGLVTLTPMGIDIYLPSLPAMAAGFGEPVTALQASITLFIFAVGLGQMLIGPLADRYGRRPVALGGAMAYLAGSALGAAASTLEVFYVARVIQGLGACSASLVAFAAVRDKFSPAVGARVYSYLNGALCSVPALAPMLGGALAVHAGWRATFVFMVVFALALIVLLARRFEETRAAPTAPTAPRTPLYSLPRYLPIVASGRFLYFALFGMAGMAMILVFVSAAPVVLVQQLGYNELGFSAWFGGNAAINIAAFFLAPAFIARFGRHTMVRVGMAALLLASAMHAAAWWWMPLSAWIFMLPVAVLTVGFSLALGSGLSLALEPFADRAGTAAAVYGLFQMSGSAVVATVLLDSGMAPQAAMALIGLVIVAPLLCLSPGMARRLRG; this is translated from the coding sequence ATGACGTCTGCCGCTTCTCCCTCTTACCAACGTTGGCTGATCGGTCTCTTGATGGGGCTGGTCACGCTGACGCCGATGGGTATCGATATCTACCTGCCGTCGTTGCCCGCCATGGCGGCGGGGTTTGGCGAACCCGTCACCGCGCTGCAGGCCAGCATCACGCTGTTTATCTTCGCGGTGGGTTTGGGACAGATGTTGATCGGCCCCTTGGCAGACCGTTACGGACGTCGGCCGGTGGCCCTGGGCGGGGCCATGGCGTATCTGGCGGGTTCGGCGCTGGGCGCCGCCGCGTCCACGCTTGAGGTGTTTTATGTCGCGCGTGTCATACAGGGCTTGGGCGCGTGTTCGGCGTCGCTGGTGGCGTTTGCCGCCGTGCGCGACAAGTTCAGCCCCGCCGTGGGTGCGCGGGTCTACAGCTATTTGAATGGCGCCTTGTGCTCCGTGCCCGCGTTGGCGCCCATGCTCGGTGGCGCGCTGGCCGTACATGCCGGCTGGCGCGCCACCTTTGTCTTCATGGTGGTGTTCGCCTTAGCCTTGATAGTGTTGTTGGCGCGGCGTTTTGAAGAAACCCGCGCGGCGCCAACCGCGCCAACCGCGCCTCGAACCCCGCTCTACAGCCTGCCTCGGTATCTGCCCATCGTGGCCAGCGGGCGTTTTTTGTACTTCGCCCTGTTTGGCATGGCAGGCATGGCGATGATTCTGGTGTTCGTGTCGGCGGCGCCTGTGGTGCTGGTGCAGCAACTCGGCTACAACGAGCTGGGCTTTTCGGCTTGGTTCGGCGGCAACGCCGCCATCAACATTGCGGCTTTCTTTCTGGCGCCCGCGTTCATTGCCCGGTTCGGGCGCCACACGATGGTACGGGTCGGCATGGCCGCATTGCTGCTGGCGTCGGCCATGCATGCTGCCGCGTGGTGGTGGATGCCGCTGTCGGCCTGGATATTCATGCTGCCCGTTGCCGTGCTGACAGTAGGGTTTTCGCTGGCCTTGGGTTCCGGCCTGAGCCTGGCGCTGGAGCCCTTCGCCGATCGCGCCGGCACGGCCGCCGCGGTGTACGGCTTGTTCCAGATGAGCGGTTCGGCCGTGGTGGCAACGGTGTTGCTCGACAGTGGCATGGCGCCCCAAGCCGCGATGGCGCTGATCGGCCTGGTGATCGTGGCGCCGCTCTTGTGCCTGTCGCCTGGCATGGCGCGGCGGCTCCGCGGCTGA
- a CDS encoding enoyl-CoA hydratase, whose product MAPDSDSLNNKAPLEPLLLRTSAGGVVTLRLNRPSQFNALSEGLLAALQQEIDALARDPDVRCVVLESTGRAFCAGHDLREMRSQPSLDYYRALFRQCGRVMQGLQALPVPVIAKVHGIATAAGCQLVASCDLAVAADTARFAVSGINVGLFCSTPAVALSRNVSAKRAFEMLVTARFIDAAQARDWGLINDAVPEAELDARVNALAADILAKSPAAIRYGKRMFYQQRQMALADAYDYAGDVMARNMMEADACEGIDAFLQKRAPRWQS is encoded by the coding sequence ATGGCCCCGGATTCCGATTCCTTGAATAACAAAGCGCCGCTGGAGCCGTTGCTGCTGCGCACCTCGGCAGGCGGCGTCGTGACGCTGCGCTTGAACCGGCCCTCGCAGTTCAACGCACTGTCCGAAGGTCTGTTGGCCGCCTTGCAACAAGAAATTGATGCCTTGGCCCGTGACCCCGATGTGCGTTGCGTGGTGCTGGAGTCCACGGGCCGGGCATTTTGCGCGGGCCATGACCTGCGCGAAATGCGCAGCCAGCCTTCCCTGGACTACTACCGCGCCCTGTTCCGCCAATGCGGCAGGGTCATGCAAGGTTTGCAAGCCCTGCCCGTGCCCGTCATCGCCAAGGTCCACGGTATTGCGACGGCGGCGGGCTGCCAACTGGTGGCCAGTTGCGATCTGGCCGTTGCCGCGGACACGGCGCGCTTTGCCGTGTCGGGGATCAACGTGGGCTTGTTTTGCTCGACGCCCGCCGTGGCGCTCAGCCGCAACGTGTCTGCCAAGCGTGCCTTCGAAATGCTGGTCACCGCGCGCTTTATCGACGCGGCGCAGGCGCGGGACTGGGGCCTGATCAACGATGCCGTGCCCGAGGCCGAACTGGATGCGCGGGTCAACGCGTTGGCGGCGGACATCCTGGCCAAGAGCCCTGCCGCCATCCGCTACGGCAAACGCATGTTCTACCAGCAGCGCCAGATGGCGTTGGCGGATGCCTACGACTATGCCGGCGACGTGATGGCCCGCAACATGATGGAAGCCGACGCCTGCGAAGGCATCGACGCCTTCCTGCAAAAGCGCGCGCCGCGCTGGCAGTCCTAG